AACTCTTTAATTAAATCACCAATTGCATAACTTACATTTGCAGCAACTGCAACATTTATTTGTCCTGCAAACAGACTTAAACTTATAACTAAAATCCCTATTACTATTTTTTTCATTCTTTCTCCTTATTTTCCTATCATTACATCTGTTGCCTTGATTATGGCACTAACACTATTTCCTATTTTTATATGTAAGTTTTTTATTGAGCTTGCTGTAATTACTGCAATTACTCTCTCCTTATTTCCTATATCTATTTCTACTTCTGCAGTTACAGAACCTAAATAGATATTTTCAACGCTTCCTTGAAGTTTATTTCTTGCACTTATATTTAAACTTACATCTGTAGTTATAAGTACACAACTTGATTTAAATATTACTGTAACTATGTCATCTATTTTTAAATCAAGATTCTTAACAGCATTATTTGTAATCACTGAAACAATTGTATAGCCACTGTTCAATTTTACATAGATTTCAGAATTAACCTGACCTTGTTCAACTAATTCTATTACTCCAGTTAATTGATTTCTTGCACTTAGTTTCATCTTTCTCCTTTGCACGAAGCATTATATATTTATTTATATAACGATTAGCTAAAAAAAACTAGAAGGAATCCCTCTAGTTTTAAAATTATCTTACTGAATCGAAGAAATAATCTGTTTCAGCTATATCTTTAGTCTCTTCATCTAATTGGTCTAAGATACCATTAGTAATCCAAGTTAAAAGGTTGATACCACCTTCATAACCACTCATAGAGTATCTATGTAAGTGATGTCTATCAAAAATTGGGAAACCAATTCTAATAAGTGGAGTTTTTGTATCTCTATAAAGTTCTTTACCATAAACATTACCAATCATGAAATCAACTGGTTCTGTGAATAATAATGATCTTAATGCCCATAAATCTTTACCTGGCCAAATATTACATTCGTCAGATCTGTTTGATTTATCTAAGATTGCTCTCATTTCTGCTTCCCAATTTTTTCTTGGAGCATTATGACAAACAACATGAGTTGGAATTGCACCCATTTCAACTAAGAAAGAAACCATACCTAATAAAAAGTCAGGATCTCCCCAGATTGCAATTTTTTTACCATGCATATATGGATAAGAATCTTGCATAGCATCAACAAGTCTAGCTCTTTGTTGTTTTAATTCTTCTGGAATTTCTTTACCAGTTAATTCTGCTAATTTCATAACAAATGCATCAGTACCACTTAAACCAATTGGATTACAAGTTTCATAAGTTTGTTTCCATTTGTTTTTAATAGTTTTAGCTGTTGCTATTGATGAATATTTTTGTAAAGATATTGTTGCTTTCGCATTAATTGAACCTTTAAGGTCTTCAATTTTTGTTCCACCAGCATACAATTTATACTCACCAGCTCCAGTATCCCATTGCTCTTCATGGTCACCAATCATTACGATTTTATCACCGAACATTTTAGATATTTTTTTAATCTCTTTTAATGATCCTAAATAAGGTTCAAATCCAGGGATAATATTAATTCTTTCT
This portion of the Arcobacter nitrofigilis DSM 7299 genome encodes:
- a CDS encoding TOBE domain-containing protein — encoded protein: MKLSARNQLTGVIELVEQGQVNSEIYVKLNSGYTIVSVITNNAVKNLDLKIDDIVTVIFKSSCVLITTDVSLNISARNKLQGSVENIYLGSVTAEVEIDIGNKERVIAVITASSIKNLHIKIGNSVSAIIKATDVMIGK
- the nifK gene encoding nitrogenase molybdenum-iron protein subunit beta, producing the protein MQDLDNIVNGQKLFLKPEYQEVLKNKKEFEGSMGAINPAKVEEIQKWTESWDYREKNLAREAITVNPAKACQPLGAVMVALGFENTMPYVHGSHGCVAYFRTYFTRHFKEPTPCVSDSMSESAAVFGGLANMKDGLRNCNALYKPEMIAVSTTCMAEVIGDDLGAFIIGAKDEAEGELDNVLIPNAHTPSFVGSHITGYDNMMKSILEQVSTEKTTVDEERINIIPGFEPYLGSLKEIKKISKMFGDKIVMIGDHEEQWDTGAGEYKLYAGGTKIEDLKGSINAKATISLQKYSSIATAKTIKNKWKQTYETCNPIGLSGTDAFVMKLAELTGKEIPEELKQQRARLVDAMQDSYPYMHGKKIAIWGDPDFLLGMVSFLVEMGAIPTHVVCHNAPRKNWEAEMRAILDKSNRSDECNIWPGKDLWALRSLLFTEPVDFMIGNVYGKELYRDTKTPLIRIGFPIFDRHHLHRYSMSGYEGGINLLTWITNGILDQLDEETKDIAETDYFFDSVR